Proteins found in one Phocoena sinus isolate mPhoSin1 chromosome 19, mPhoSin1.pri, whole genome shotgun sequence genomic segment:
- the ZNF821 gene encoding zinc finger protein 821 isoform X3 — MSRRKQTNPNKVHWDQVFAGLEEQARQAMMKTDFPGDLGSQRQAIQQLRDQDSSSSDSEGDEEETTQDEVSSHTSEEDGGVVKVEKELENAEQPVGGNSVVEHEVTENLNSDPSLGLCRCPLCQLDCGSRGQLIAHVYQ, encoded by the exons ATGTCCCGTCggaaacagacaaatccaaataAAGTTCACT GGGATCAAGTATTTGCTGGGCTAGAAGAGCAAGCCCGCCAGGCGATGATGAAAACTGATTTTCCTGGAGACCTTGGCAGTCAGCGACAAGCTATCCAACAACTAAGAGATCAGGACTCCAGTAGCA GTGACAGTGAGGGTGATGAAGAGGAGACCACACAAGATGAAGTCTCTTCCCATACATCAGAGGAAGACGGAGGGGTGGTCAAAGTGgaaaaagagttagaaaatgcAGAACAGCCTGTTGGTGGGAACAGTGTGGTAGAGCATGAG GTCACGGAGAATTTGAATTCCGACCCCTCACTTGGACTCTGCCGGTGTCCCCTCTGCCAGCTGGACTGTGGGAGTCGGGGGCAGCTGATCGCGCATGTGTACCAG TGA
- the ZNF821 gene encoding zinc finger protein 821 isoform X1, with the protein MSRRKQTNPNKVHWDQVFAGLEEQARQAMMKTDFPGDLGSQRQAIQQLRDQDSSSSDSEGDEEETTQDEVSSHTSEEDGGVVKVEKELENAEQPVGGNSVVEHEVTENLNSDPSLGLCRCPLCQLDCGSRGQLIAHVYQHTAAVVSAKSYMCPVCGRALSSPGSLGRHLLIHSEDQRSNCAVCGARFTSHATFNSEKLPEVLNMESLPPAHSEGPSSAEGKDIAFSPPVYPAGILLVCNNCAAYRKLLEAQTPSVRKWALRRQNEPLEVRLQRLERERTAKKSRRDNETPEEREVRRMRDREAKRLQRMQETDEQRARRLQRDREAMRLKRANETPEKRQARLIREREAKRLKRRLEKMDMMLRAQFGQDPSAMAALAAEMNFFQLPVSGVELDSQLLGKMAFEEQNSSSLH; encoded by the exons ATGTCCCGTCggaaacagacaaatccaaataAAGTTCACT GGGATCAAGTATTTGCTGGGCTAGAAGAGCAAGCCCGCCAGGCGATGATGAAAACTGATTTTCCTGGAGACCTTGGCAGTCAGCGACAAGCTATCCAACAACTAAGAGATCAGGACTCCAGTAGCA GTGACAGTGAGGGTGATGAAGAGGAGACCACACAAGATGAAGTCTCTTCCCATACATCAGAGGAAGACGGAGGGGTGGTCAAAGTGgaaaaagagttagaaaatgcAGAACAGCCTGTTGGTGGGAACAGTGTGGTAGAGCATGAG GTCACGGAGAATTTGAATTCCGACCCCTCACTTGGACTCTGCCGGTGTCCCCTCTGCCAGCTGGACTGTGGGAGTCGGGGGCAGCTGATCGCGCATGTGTACCAG CACACTGCAGCAGTGGTGAGCGCCAAGAGCTACATGTGTCCTGTCTGTGGCCGGGCCCTTAGCTCCCCCGGGTCATTGGGTCGCCACCTCTTAATCCACTCGGAGGACCAGCGGTCTAACTGTGCTGTGTGTGGAGCCCGTTTTACTAGCCATGCCACGTTTAACAG TGAGAAACTTCCTGAAGTCCTTAATATGGAATCCCTACCACCAGCCCACAGTGAGGGCCCCTCCAGTGCTGAGGGGAAGGACATTGCCTTTAGTCCTCCAGTGTACCCTGCTGGAATTCTGCTTGTGTGCAACAACTGCGCTGCCTACCGGAAACTGCTAGAAGCCCAGACCCCCAGTGTACGCAAGTGGGCCCTGCGTCGACAGAACGAGCCTTTGGAAGTCCGGCTGCAGCGGCTGGAACGAGAGCGCACAGCCAAGAAGAGCCGGCGGGACAATGAGACCCCCGAGGAGCGGGAGGTAAGGCGCATGAGGGACCGAGAAGCCAAGCGCCTGCAGCGCATGCAGGAGACAGACGAGCAGCGGGCACGCCGGCTGCAGCGAGATCGGGAGGCCATGAGGCTGAAGCGGGCCAATGAAACCCCGGAGAAGCGGCAGGCCCGGCTCATCCGGGAGCGGGAGGCCAAGCGGCTCAAGAGGAGGCTGGAGAAAATGGACATGATGTTGCGAGCTCAGTTTGGCCAGGACCCTTCTGCCATGGCAGCCTTAGCAGCCGAAATGAACTTCTTCCAGCTACCTGTGAGTGGGGTGGAGTTGGACAGCCAGCTCCTGGGCAAGATGGCCTTTGAAGAGCAGAACAGCAGCTCTCTGCACTGA
- the ZNF821 gene encoding zinc finger protein 821 isoform X2 gives MSRRKQTNPNKVHCDSEGDEEETTQDEVSSHTSEEDGGVVKVEKELENAEQPVGGNSVVEHEVTENLNSDPSLGLCRCPLCQLDCGSRGQLIAHVYQHTAAVVSAKSYMCPVCGRALSSPGSLGRHLLIHSEDQRSNCAVCGARFTSHATFNSEKLPEVLNMESLPPAHSEGPSSAEGKDIAFSPPVYPAGILLVCNNCAAYRKLLEAQTPSVRKWALRRQNEPLEVRLQRLERERTAKKSRRDNETPEEREVRRMRDREAKRLQRMQETDEQRARRLQRDREAMRLKRANETPEKRQARLIREREAKRLKRRLEKMDMMLRAQFGQDPSAMAALAAEMNFFQLPVSGVELDSQLLGKMAFEEQNSSSLH, from the exons ATGTCCCGTCggaaacagacaaatccaaataAAGTTCACT GTGACAGTGAGGGTGATGAAGAGGAGACCACACAAGATGAAGTCTCTTCCCATACATCAGAGGAAGACGGAGGGGTGGTCAAAGTGgaaaaagagttagaaaatgcAGAACAGCCTGTTGGTGGGAACAGTGTGGTAGAGCATGAG GTCACGGAGAATTTGAATTCCGACCCCTCACTTGGACTCTGCCGGTGTCCCCTCTGCCAGCTGGACTGTGGGAGTCGGGGGCAGCTGATCGCGCATGTGTACCAG CACACTGCAGCAGTGGTGAGCGCCAAGAGCTACATGTGTCCTGTCTGTGGCCGGGCCCTTAGCTCCCCCGGGTCATTGGGTCGCCACCTCTTAATCCACTCGGAGGACCAGCGGTCTAACTGTGCTGTGTGTGGAGCCCGTTTTACTAGCCATGCCACGTTTAACAG TGAGAAACTTCCTGAAGTCCTTAATATGGAATCCCTACCACCAGCCCACAGTGAGGGCCCCTCCAGTGCTGAGGGGAAGGACATTGCCTTTAGTCCTCCAGTGTACCCTGCTGGAATTCTGCTTGTGTGCAACAACTGCGCTGCCTACCGGAAACTGCTAGAAGCCCAGACCCCCAGTGTACGCAAGTGGGCCCTGCGTCGACAGAACGAGCCTTTGGAAGTCCGGCTGCAGCGGCTGGAACGAGAGCGCACAGCCAAGAAGAGCCGGCGGGACAATGAGACCCCCGAGGAGCGGGAGGTAAGGCGCATGAGGGACCGAGAAGCCAAGCGCCTGCAGCGCATGCAGGAGACAGACGAGCAGCGGGCACGCCGGCTGCAGCGAGATCGGGAGGCCATGAGGCTGAAGCGGGCCAATGAAACCCCGGAGAAGCGGCAGGCCCGGCTCATCCGGGAGCGGGAGGCCAAGCGGCTCAAGAGGAGGCTGGAGAAAATGGACATGATGTTGCGAGCTCAGTTTGGCCAGGACCCTTCTGCCATGGCAGCCTTAGCAGCCGAAATGAACTTCTTCCAGCTACCTGTGAGTGGGGTGGAGTTGGACAGCCAGCTCCTGGGCAAGATGGCCTTTGAAGAGCAGAACAGCAGCTCTCTGCACTGA
- the ATXN1L gene encoding ataxin-1-like, giving the protein MKPVHERSQECLPPKKRDLPVTSEDMGRTTSCSTNHTPSSDASEWSRGVVVAGQSQAGARVSLGGDGAEAITGLTVDQYGMLYKVAVPPATFSPTGLPSVVNMSPLPPTFNVASSLIQHPGIHYPPIHYAQLPSTSLQFIGSPYSLPYAVPPNFLPSPLLSPSANLATSHLPHFVPYASLLAEGATPPPQASSPTRSFNKAPSATSPPGQLPHHSSTQPLDLAPGRMPIYYQMSRLPAGYTMHETPPAGASPVLTPQEGQSALEAAAANGQRQRERNLVRRESEALDSPNSKGEGQGLVPVVECVVDGQLFSGSQTARVEVAVPAHRGTPDTDLEVQRVVGALASQDYRVVAAQRKGEPSPLNLSHHNPDHQGEGRGSARNAAEMAEKNQARGFYPQSHQEPLKHRPLPKAMVVANGNLVPTGTDPGLLPMGSEILVASSLDMQARAAFPDKESTPPPFTSSHLPSHFMKGAIIQLATGELKRVEDLQTQDFVRSAEVSGGLKIDSSTVVDIQESRWPGFVLLHFVVGEQQSKVSIEVPPEHPFFVYGQGWSSCSPGRTAQLFSLPCHRLQVGDVCISISLQSLNSHSVSQSSCAPPGQLAPPRERPERTVLGPREQCDSDGKSQPLGEGSRMVEPLQPEPGAQACWPAPSFQRYGMQGEETRAALLRPSFIPQEVKLSIEGRSNAGK; this is encoded by the coding sequence ATGAAACCTGTTCATGAGAGGAGTCAGGAATGCCTTCCACCAAAGAAACGAGACCTCCCCGTGACCAGCGAGGATATGGGGAGAACTACCAGCTGCTCAACTAACCACACACCCTCCAGTGATGCCTCTGAATGGTCCCGAGGGGTGGTGGTGGCCGGGCAGAGCCAGGCAGGAGCCAGAGTCAGCCTGGGGGGTGATGGAGCTGAGGCCATCACTGGTCTGACGGTGGACCAGTATGGCATGCTGTATAAGGTGGCTGTGCCACCTGCCACCTTCTCCCCAACTGGCCTCCCGTCTGTGGTGAACATGAGCCCCTTGCCCCCCACATTTAATGTAGCGTCTTCACTGATTCAACATCCAGGAATCCACTATCCCCCAATCCACTATGCTCAGCTCCCGTCCACCTCTCTGCAGTTTATCGGGTCTCCTTATAGCCTTCCCTATGCTGTGCCACCTAATTTCCTACCGagtcccctcctttctccttctgccAACCTCGCCACCTCTCACCTTCCACACTTTGTGCCATATGCCTCACTCCTGGCAGAAGGAGCCACTCCTCCCCCCCAGGCTTCATCCCCGACCCGTTCATTCAACAAAgccccctctgccacctccccacCTGGGCAGTTGCCACATCACTCGAGTACTCAGCCACTGGACCTCGCTCCAGGCCGGATGCCCATTTATTATCAGATGTCCAGGCTGCCTGCTGGGTACACCATGCATGAAACCCCTCCAGCAGGTGCCAGCCCAGTTCTTACCCCTCAGGAGGGCCAGTCTGCTCTGGAAGCAGCCGCTGCCAATGGACAGAGACAACGAGAGCGAAATTTAGTGAGACGGGAAAGCGAAGCCCTCGACTCCCCCAACAGCAAGGGTGAGGGCCAGGGACTGGTGCCAGTGGTAGAATGTGTGGTGGATGGACAGTTGTTTTCAGGTTCTCAGACTGCGCGGGTAGAGGTGGCAGTGCCAGCACACCGAGGGACCCCAGACACCGACCTCGAGGTCCAGCGGGTGGTTGGTGCTTTAGCTTCTCAGGACTATCGTGTGGTGGCAGCTCAGAGGAAGGGTGAGCCCAGCCCCCTCAACCTGTCCCATCATAACCCCGACCATCAGGGTGAGGGGCGAGGGTCAGCCCGGAACGCAGCAGAGATGGCCGAGAAAAATCAGGCCCGAGGGTTCTACCCTCAATCCCATCAGGAGCCCCTGAAACATAGACCTTTACCCAAAGCAATGGTTGTAGCCAATGGCAACCTGGTGCCCACTGGAACTGACCCAGGCCTGCTACCCATGGGCTCGGAGATCCTGGTGGCGTCAAGTTTGGACATGCAGGCCAGAGCCGCCTTCCCAGACAAGGAGTCAACGCCACCCCCCTTTACCTCTTCCCACTTGCCCTCCCATTTCATGAAAGGCGCCATCATCCAGCTGGCTACAGGGGAGCTGAAGCGGGTGGAGGACCTCCAGACCCAGGATTTTGTGCGCAGTGCCGAAGTGAGCGGGGGGCTGAAGATTGACTCTAGCACAGTCGTGGACATTCAGGAGAGCCGGTGGCCTGGATTTGTCTTGCTGCATTTTGTGGTGGGTGAGCAGCAGAGCAAAGTGAGCATCGAGGTGCCCCCCGAGCACCCCTTCTTTGTATATGGCCAGGGTTGGTCCTCCTGCAGCCCTGGGCGGACTGCAcagctcttctctctgccctgccATCGGCTACAGGTGGGAGATGTCTGCATCTCTATCAGTTTACAGAGCTTGAACAGTCACTCAGTTTCTCAGTCCAGCTGTGCTCCCCCTGGCCAGCTGGCTCCTCCCCGAGAAAGGCCTGAGAGGACAGTCTTGGGACCCCGAGAGCAATGTGACAGTGATGGGAAAAGCCAGCCGTTAGGCGAGGGCTCCCGAATGGTAGAGCCCTTGCAGCCAGAGCCTGGTGCTCAGGCCTGCTGGCCAGCCCCGAGCTTCCAAAGATACGGCATGCAAGGGGAGGAGACACGGGCTGCGCTGCTCCGTCCCTCTTTCATTCCACAGGAGGTAAAGCTGTCCATTGAAGGGCGTTCCAATGCAGGAAAATGA